In Porites lutea chromosome 1, jaPorLute2.1, whole genome shotgun sequence, a single genomic region encodes these proteins:
- the LOC140946375 gene encoding protein gustavus-like — protein MGSRISAVKRNDHNDNRQGVYKSLNVLHEEDRARDLARPEKLDILLDRPPLPEEVLLEHAWNPNDRSVNIFVKDDDPLTFHRHPVAQSTDCIRGKKAYSRGFHVWEIQWSTRQRGTHAVVGVGTSKALVHCTGYHSLVGNNEESWGWDIVRNKLYHNEKNVSSVKYPVLSDSDHSFVVPDKFRVILDMDEGTMAFETNDGRYLGVAFRGMKGKSVYPIVSAVWGHCEITMRYIGGLDPEPQPLMDLCRRTIRKSLGKEHLTKTNVDKLPIPVPMKKYLLYQQGW, from the exons ATGGGATCAAGAATTTCGGCCGTGAAGAGAAACGATCACAATGACAATCGACAAGGTGTCTACAAATCACTAAATGTCTTACACGAAGAAGATCGGGCAAGAGACTTGGCGAGACCGGAGAAATTAGACATTTTACTTGATCGACCACCTCTACCGGAAGAAGTTTTGTTAGAACACGCTTGGAACCCGAACGATCGATCGGTGAACATTTTCGTCAAAGATGACGACCCACTCACATTTCACAGGCATCCCGTAGCACAAAGCACAGACTGTATACGAGGAAAGAAAGCCTATAGTCGCGGATTTCATGTCTGGGAGATTCAATGGTCGACAAGACAGCGCGGGACCCACGCAGTGGTAGGGGTAGGAACATCTAAAGCTCTTGTTCATTGTACGGGGTACCATTCACTCGTCGGTAACAACGAAGAAAGTTGGGGATGGGACATTGTACGAAACAAACTTTATCATAATGAAAAGAACGTTTCATCAGTCAAGTATCCAGTTTTATCAGACAGTGATCATAGCTTTGTGGTCCCGGACAAGTTTCGCGTTATATTGGACATGGACGAAGGCACAATGGCGTTTGAAACGAACGATGGACGTTATTTAGGGGTCGCTTTTCGGGGCATGAAAGGAAAATCTGTGTATCCAATTGTATCTGCTGTTTGGGGGCACTGTGAAATCACGATGAGATACATCGGAGGACTTGATC cTGAACCTCAGCCACTGATGGATCTATGCCGTCGCACAATCCGCAAATCTCTTGGAAAAGAACACCTTACCAAGACTAATGTGGACAAACTTCCAATTCCTGTTCCTATGAAGAAATACCTTTTATACCAGCAAGGGTGGTGA